In Spirosoma aureum, a single genomic region encodes these proteins:
- a CDS encoding GNAT family N-acetyltransferase, with product MTNTSHSGSVLIQSITPEQTYQLRHRVLWPDKPIDYVKVENDSDGYHFGAFREDKLIAVISLFVHEQTARFRKFATDPDYQHQGVGTKLLNHVITEARGLGATSLWCDARLDAADFYRRFDMEAVSEVFYKGPIPYARFSLAL from the coding sequence ATGACAAATACCAGTCACTCTGGTTCTGTTTTGATTCAATCGATCACGCCAGAACAGACCTATCAACTCCGCCATCGTGTATTGTGGCCCGACAAACCAATTGATTACGTAAAGGTCGAGAATGATTCGGATGGATATCATTTTGGGGCATTTCGGGAAGATAAACTGATTGCTGTTATTTCATTATTTGTACATGAGCAAACGGCCCGTTTTCGCAAATTTGCGACTGATCCCGATTATCAGCACCAGGGCGTCGGTACGAAGTTACTGAACCATGTTATTACGGAAGCCCGTGGGTTAGGAGCGACCTCACTTTGGTGTGACGCCCGACTCGATGCCGCCGATTTTTATCGCCGGTTCGATATGGAAGCCGTCAGTGAGGTATTTTACAAAGGACCAATTCCTTATGCCCGGTTTTCGCTGGCACTTTAG
- a CDS encoding 4Fe-4S dicluster domain-containing protein, protein MAIMITDECINCGACEPECPNTAIYEGGVEWTWGGGTELTEVDFGDGTVVSGKAPQAPVSNEFYYIVNDKCTECMGFHEEPQCAAVCPVDCCVPDPENVEDEETLLAKKAWLHAEA, encoded by the coding sequence ATGGCAATCATGATCACTGACGAGTGCATCAACTGTGGTGCCTGCGAACCCGAATGCCCCAATACAGCCATCTATGAAGGTGGTGTCGAATGGACCTGGGGTGGTGGAACCGAACTGACCGAAGTTGATTTTGGTGACGGTACGGTTGTTAGCGGCAAAGCACCTCAAGCACCCGTTTCTAATGAATTTTACTACATCGTGAATGATAAATGCACAGAGTGCATGGGCTTTCATGAGGAGCCTCAATGTGCGGCTGTTTGCCCGGTGGACTGCTGTGTTCCCGATCCTGAAAATGTAGAAGATGAAGAAACACTACTAGCCAAGAAAGCGTGGCTTCACGCTGAGGCATAG
- a CDS encoding NifU family protein: MNPTLSRPVSIFTEGSPNPNSMKFVVNFELVPTGLSFDYATPADALIDGKASPLAVALFGFEFVQRVFISGNFITVTKDDQTDWDEVIFEVKFFLKEYFGEQKPVFSQRTMDTNSAKLDMDSETVQKIKAVLDQYIKPAVESDGGAISFYSFDEPTGTVKVLLQGSCSGCPSSTLTLKAGIENLLTRLVPEVKLVEAEGV; encoded by the coding sequence ATGAATCCTACGCTAAGCCGTCCTGTATCCATCTTTACCGAAGGAAGTCCCAATCCGAACTCCATGAAGTTCGTCGTTAATTTCGAACTCGTTCCTACCGGGTTATCCTTCGACTATGCCACGCCTGCCGATGCATTAATTGATGGTAAAGCGTCACCGCTGGCAGTAGCCCTGTTCGGGTTTGAGTTTGTACAACGGGTGTTTATTTCGGGAAATTTCATAACCGTTACCAAAGACGATCAAACGGACTGGGACGAAGTGATATTTGAAGTTAAGTTTTTTCTGAAAGAGTATTTTGGTGAGCAGAAGCCCGTTTTTTCACAACGGACCATGGACACCAACTCGGCAAAACTGGATATGGATTCAGAAACCGTTCAGAAAATCAAAGCCGTACTGGATCAGTATATTAAGCCAGCCGTTGAGTCGGATGGGGGCGCTATCAGCTTCTATTCATTCGATGAACCAACTGGCACCGTAAAAGTCTTGTTGCAGGGCTCCTGTAGCGGTTGCCCTTCATCGACACTAACCCTCAAGGCAGGGATCGAAAACCTCCTGACCCGACTGGTTCCGGAGGTGAAACTCGTTGAAGCCGAAGGTGTGTAA
- a CDS encoding ammonium transporter, protein MQKPNYVPLILLGVFAILGVLPGFNSVPTQIVTEGINSGDTAWMLVATALVLLMTPGLAYFYGGMVNNKNVISTMLQSFIAMGVISILWVVVGFSLAFGSSIGGFIGNPMDHFMFKGVLDGKPWSLAASIPLVVFAFFQLKFAVITPALVTGSMAERINFRSYVLFMILFSLFVYAPLAHMTWHPDGFFFKRGVLDFAGGTVVHMSAGWAALAGALYLKRRKSHLEASYFPPANIPFVLLGTGLLWFGWFGFNAGSAVGATPLAASAFATTNTAAAAAGLAWVLFDSAKGKKVSALGFCIGAVVGLVAITPAAGFVTVPTSIFIGTVAAIISNYVAHLRSKSTLDDTLDVFPCHGVGGMVGLLMTGIFASKGVNSAVTVEGLAFGETGLFVEHLIALVLVSIFAFGMSYLLLKVTDLILPLRVSEEDEKSGLDVSQHDEFLIEA, encoded by the coding sequence ATGCAAAAGCCCAATTACGTACCTCTGATTCTGCTGGGAGTCTTCGCTATTCTCGGTGTACTGCCTGGTTTTAACAGTGTTCCGACGCAAATCGTGACGGAAGGCATCAACTCGGGTGATACGGCCTGGATGCTCGTTGCTACAGCTCTTGTCTTGTTAATGACTCCTGGTCTGGCGTATTTCTATGGCGGGATGGTCAATAACAAAAACGTTATCTCGACGATGCTGCAAAGCTTCATTGCGATGGGTGTTATCAGCATCCTCTGGGTTGTAGTTGGCTTTAGCCTGGCTTTCGGTTCATCGATTGGTGGTTTCATTGGCAATCCAATGGATCACTTCATGTTCAAAGGCGTTCTGGACGGAAAGCCCTGGTCACTGGCAGCATCCATTCCGCTGGTCGTGTTTGCCTTCTTCCAACTGAAGTTTGCTGTTATTACGCCTGCTCTGGTTACAGGTTCAATGGCTGAGCGGATCAATTTCCGGTCATACGTTTTGTTCATGATCCTGTTTAGCCTGTTCGTCTATGCGCCATTAGCACACATGACCTGGCATCCAGATGGTTTCTTCTTTAAGAGAGGTGTACTTGATTTTGCCGGTGGTACGGTTGTTCACATGTCGGCTGGTTGGGCAGCGTTGGCCGGTGCTTTGTATCTGAAGCGTCGTAAGTCACACCTTGAGGCTAGCTATTTCCCACCTGCCAACATTCCATTTGTACTGTTGGGTACGGGTCTGCTGTGGTTTGGCTGGTTTGGTTTTAACGCTGGTTCGGCGGTAGGAGCGACTCCATTGGCTGCTTCGGCTTTCGCAACAACGAATACAGCTGCGGCTGCGGCTGGTCTTGCCTGGGTTCTGTTTGATTCAGCTAAAGGCAAGAAAGTATCGGCACTGGGTTTCTGTATCGGTGCTGTTGTAGGTCTGGTGGCTATTACGCCAGCTGCTGGTTTCGTAACGGTTCCAACCTCAATCTTTATCGGTACAGTTGCGGCAATTATCTCGAACTATGTAGCCCATCTGCGGTCTAAGTCGACGCTTGATGATACGCTGGACGTATTTCCCTGCCACGGCGTTGGTGGAATGGTAGGTCTGCTTATGACTGGCATTTTCGCTAGTAAAGGTGTTAACTCGGCTGTAACGGTTGAAGGGCTGGCCTTTGGCGAAACAGGCCTGTTTGTCGAACACCTGATCGCTCTGGTTCTGGTATCAATATTTGCTTTCGGTATGTCATACCTGCTGCTGAAAGTTACCGATCTGATTCTGCCCTTGCGTGTTTCTGAAGAGGACGAGAAGTCGGGTCTGGACGTAAGCCAGCACGACGAATTCCTGATCGAAGCGTAA
- a CDS encoding aldehyde dehydrogenase family protein — translation MLQSERLQTFVALGNFLRSAEALPELEEIAQRAYYKNNWFTPANTLNALRAIADEFLTADQLNAWVHTYPPEPNAVSRRVGVVMAGNIPAVGFHDLLCVLLSGHDLLAKLSTQDFVLIHYLIQKIKEINPDFAGHIEEAERLNTADAYIATGSNNTARYFEYYFAKKPSIIRKNRTSVGLLMGEESDDEFMKLGHDISDYYGLGCRNVSTILVPDGYDFTPLLRTLEPQVQVYLNNHKYQNNYDYNKSIYLINAVPHLDNGYLLLTENDNLVSPISVLYYQTYRTLDDATNWLNERADRIQVVASAQNWFSGHVGLATVAFGQTQRPGLSDYADGIDTMAFLAQL, via the coding sequence ATGCTTCAATCAGAACGCCTACAAACGTTCGTGGCTTTAGGCAACTTCTTACGCTCCGCCGAAGCCCTGCCCGAATTAGAGGAAATCGCTCAACGGGCTTATTATAAGAATAACTGGTTTACACCAGCCAATACCTTAAACGCCTTGAGAGCCATTGCCGATGAGTTCCTGACGGCCGATCAATTAAATGCATGGGTTCATACCTACCCACCTGAGCCAAATGCCGTTTCCCGTAGAGTTGGGGTCGTCATGGCAGGAAATATTCCGGCGGTTGGTTTTCATGATTTACTCTGCGTACTGTTGAGTGGTCATGATCTGCTCGCCAAGTTAAGTACGCAAGATTTTGTACTAATCCATTATTTAATACAAAAAATAAAAGAGATCAATCCTGATTTTGCGGGTCATATTGAAGAAGCTGAACGGCTCAATACGGCCGACGCCTACATTGCTACGGGCAGTAACAACACGGCTCGGTATTTCGAATATTACTTTGCTAAAAAGCCGAGCATTATTCGCAAAAATCGCACTTCTGTCGGTTTATTGATGGGCGAAGAAAGTGACGACGAATTCATGAAACTTGGCCATGATATTTCCGACTACTATGGGTTAGGCTGTCGCAATGTATCCACGATTCTGGTGCCGGACGGGTATGATTTTACGCCCCTTCTACGAACGCTTGAGCCTCAGGTTCAGGTGTATCTGAACAACCATAAATACCAGAACAATTACGACTACAACAAGTCTATTTACCTGATCAATGCCGTACCCCATCTCGACAATGGTTACTTGCTGTTGACTGAAAATGATAATCTTGTCTCGCCGATTTCCGTTCTATACTACCAGACTTACCGGACGCTTGATGATGCTACAAACTGGCTCAATGAACGCGCCGACCGAATTCAGGTTGTCGCATCAGCTCAGAACTGGTTTTCTGGTCATGTCGGGTTAGCGACCGTTGCTTTTGGTCAGACACAGCGGCCTGGCCTGAGCGATTATGCCGATGGTATCGATACAATGGCCTTTTTAGCGCAATTATAG
- a CDS encoding DUF5723 family protein: protein MKYSFVVVSFLLATTASFAQNLLGISTSRYGGTNRLYINPALAADSPSKFYLNVATGVAHVNNNYVRYQAPFSLLRLISGTVPAQYKNPDGSVRFDASYTQEILDGTPKNGTILGEIRGPAFLIKTSDRAAFAVTTRFRAIGQVVGASENLLSAFRASLSDKALYSIPNRDNKFSANTNTFVELGLTYAGTIWEGEGQKLLLGATAKLLLGYNAQHLVNRGMDYRIIQDPNNANSALLEVNRLDATLAYTSFLQDRSLNPRTLFSTSAPGKGVGVDVGLTYVSQYDVDSPALQLGLAVTDIGGLTYTGEDYNYTDIGQNPVRFRGSDFNNLNGIEDIARVIQQKINTGRSPDKTSFRTGLPTSLNITGDYQLPSGFGINLTYLQDLRSIDALATHQPSLLAVTPRYDARWLSLSVPIVYLNHGLSAGASVRVGPGWLGTDNLLGLLGNVSSGIRPRGLDIYAGFAFGIGRSDDE, encoded by the coding sequence ATGAAGTATTCGTTTGTTGTAGTATCATTTCTGCTGGCCACAACAGCCAGTTTTGCACAAAATCTTCTTGGCATTTCAACCAGTCGCTACGGCGGTACCAATCGGCTTTATATCAACCCAGCCTTAGCCGCTGATTCTCCTTCTAAGTTCTACCTGAACGTTGCAACGGGCGTTGCCCATGTCAATAACAATTATGTTCGGTATCAGGCACCGTTTTCCTTACTGCGATTAATTAGTGGAACGGTACCTGCTCAATATAAAAACCCAGATGGTTCCGTCCGATTCGATGCGTCGTATACCCAGGAAATACTGGATGGTACACCTAAAAATGGAACGATTTTAGGGGAAATACGAGGCCCTGCCTTCCTGATAAAAACAAGCGATCGTGCCGCTTTTGCTGTAACAACCCGCTTCCGGGCAATAGGGCAGGTTGTTGGAGCGTCAGAAAATTTGCTGTCAGCCTTTAGAGCCAGTTTAAGCGATAAGGCACTCTACAGCATTCCTAACCGGGACAATAAATTCAGTGCGAACACCAATACATTTGTTGAACTGGGACTAACCTATGCCGGAACAATCTGGGAGGGTGAGGGACAAAAACTCCTGCTGGGAGCCACGGCAAAACTCCTGCTGGGTTATAATGCCCAGCACCTTGTTAACCGGGGAATGGATTACCGCATTATTCAGGACCCGAATAATGCGAATAGTGCACTGCTGGAGGTCAACCGACTGGATGCTACTCTTGCCTATACCAGTTTTCTACAGGATCGAAGCCTGAACCCCCGAACATTGTTTAGCACGTCGGCACCCGGTAAAGGGGTTGGTGTTGACGTTGGCCTGACGTATGTGAGTCAATATGATGTAGATAGCCCTGCTTTACAACTAGGTCTGGCAGTAACCGATATTGGCGGTTTGACCTATACCGGCGAAGATTATAACTACACTGACATCGGCCAGAATCCGGTTCGGTTTCGGGGAAGTGATTTTAACAATCTGAACGGTATCGAAGATATTGCCCGAGTCATTCAGCAGAAAATCAATACCGGGCGCAGTCCCGATAAAACCAGCTTTCGGACAGGGCTCCCAACCTCACTGAACATAACGGGCGATTACCAGCTGCCCAGCGGATTTGGTATAAACCTGACCTATTTACAGGATCTTCGATCTATTGATGCGCTGGCCACCCACCAACCATCGCTCCTGGCGGTTACTCCGCGATACGATGCACGCTGGCTGAGTTTATCGGTGCCGATCGTTTACCTGAACCACGGCCTGTCGGCGGGTGCTTCGGTTCGGGTTGGGCCGGGTTGGTTGGGAACGGATAATCTACTCGGCCTGCTGGGCAACGTTAGCAGCGGAATCCGGCCGCGCGGTTTAGATATTTATGCTGGTTTCGCCTTTGGTATTGGGCGATCAGATGACGAGTAA
- a CDS encoding DUF3471 domain-containing protein translates to MKLIVSILFIAIVLSKAGSAYAQAPATSAKMGADSVNLKVYTGSYTLTSGSPIQKFTVTADKGDLFGEADSYGKNKLIKQAKPDTYQSTSSYGSIITFVRDGTTKAVTGLTLATQGTELSAKKDNP, encoded by the coding sequence ATGAAATTAATAGTATCTATTCTGTTCATAGCCATCGTATTAAGCAAAGCTGGCTCGGCTTATGCACAGGCCCCGGCTACATCGGCTAAAATGGGTGCCGATTCGGTCAATCTCAAAGTCTACACCGGTTCGTACACACTTACTAGTGGGAGTCCAATCCAAAAATTTACCGTTACTGCCGATAAAGGCGATTTATTTGGGGAAGCCGATAGTTATGGCAAAAACAAGCTGATCAAACAAGCCAAACCTGATACCTACCAGTCCACAAGCTCTTACGGGTCGATTATTACGTTCGTTCGGGATGGAACAACAAAAGCAGTAACAGGGCTTACTTTGGCCACACAGGGTACAGAACTATCAGCAAAAAAAGATAATCCGTAA
- the rpmA gene encoding 50S ribosomal protein L27, producing MAHKKGVGSSKNGRDSHSKRLGVKLFGGQSAIAGNIIIRQRGTKHHPGKNVGLGKDYTLFALVDGVVKFRPGRNSRSYVDIIPAGPSAVETAPVAVAPAATAEA from the coding sequence ATGGCACACAAGAAAGGTGTAGGTAGTTCCAAAAACGGCCGCGATTCGCACAGCAAACGCTTGGGTGTGAAGTTGTTCGGTGGCCAGTCGGCTATTGCCGGCAACATCATTATCCGCCAGCGCGGTACGAAACATCATCCTGGCAAAAACGTTGGTCTGGGTAAAGACTATACGTTATTCGCACTGGTTGATGGTGTCGTAAAATTCCGTCCTGGCCGTAACAGCCGTTCATACGTAGACATCATTCCAGCTGGTCCTTCGGCAGTTGAAACAGCTCCTGTAGCTGTAGCTCCCGCAGCAACAGCAGAAGCGTAA
- the recG gene encoding ATP-dependent DNA helicase RecG: MTERTTFFDTPLLYLKGLGPQRTELLNKELNLFTYGDLIQYYPFRYDDRSRYYTISELMDSMPSAQIKGRLRDWYTEGEGPKKRLVGTFTDGTGSMSLVWFQGITYIEKTLRRDGEYIAYGKPQSFNGQFSIVHPELENTNTASEQELGFFPVYNLTEKLRKRHLDSKVIGKVMRMLLEQAWPHIRETLPDALIQQYRLVGKRDAMWNIHLPQNQGWLKQAQRRLKFEELFYNQLRLIKNKLIQKEEFPGQIFRDTSLMKHFYNELLPFELTGAQQRVIKEIYGDFLTGKQMNRLLQGDVGSGKTIVAFIACLLAIGNGAQACLMAPTEILADQHYNGLKPFADAMGLNLGILTGSTNKKRRVVLHEELQTGKMHILVGTHALLEDAVQYKNLGLCIIDEQHRFGVAQRAKLWRKNETVPPHILVMTATPIPRTLAMTLYGNLDVSVIDELPKGRKPIKTVHKFDKHRSEVFGFMRQQIELGRQVYVVYPLIEESEKLDYKDLMDGFESMQRAFPRPKYEVGMLHGKMLPYEKDDEMQRFIKHETQILVATTVIEVGVNVPNASVMVIESAERFGLSQLHQLRGRVGRGADQSYCVMMTGYKLSSDTRTRLETMIRTNNGFEIADVDLQLRGPGDLTGTQQSGVMDLMIADLAKDGAILTAARESAQAILTEDPELVLPQHAPIRNHVDGLKQTENNWGRIS; this comes from the coding sequence ATGACCGAACGAACTACTTTTTTCGATACCCCACTTCTCTACCTGAAAGGATTAGGGCCGCAACGTACGGAACTTCTCAATAAAGAGTTGAATCTGTTTACGTATGGTGACCTGATTCAATATTACCCATTCCGTTACGACGATCGGTCGCGCTATTATACCATTAGCGAATTGATGGACTCGATGCCATCTGCCCAGATTAAAGGCCGGCTTCGCGATTGGTATACGGAAGGGGAGGGACCTAAAAAACGGCTTGTCGGGACATTTACGGATGGCACCGGCTCAATGAGTCTGGTGTGGTTTCAGGGAATTACCTACATAGAGAAGACCCTTCGACGTGATGGCGAATACATTGCCTACGGGAAGCCACAGTCCTTCAATGGGCAATTCAGCATTGTTCATCCTGAACTGGAAAATACCAATACGGCCTCGGAGCAGGAGTTAGGATTCTTTCCCGTGTATAATCTCACCGAGAAACTCCGCAAACGCCATCTTGATAGTAAAGTCATTGGCAAAGTCATGCGGATGCTGCTCGAACAGGCGTGGCCGCATATTCGGGAGACATTACCAGACGCGTTGATTCAGCAATACCGGCTCGTTGGTAAGCGTGATGCGATGTGGAATATTCACCTGCCTCAGAATCAGGGCTGGCTGAAACAGGCGCAGCGACGGCTGAAATTTGAAGAATTGTTCTACAATCAGCTTCGGCTAATCAAGAACAAACTGATTCAGAAAGAAGAATTTCCGGGACAGATTTTCCGGGATACATCGCTGATGAAGCACTTTTATAACGAACTGCTGCCCTTTGAACTGACCGGGGCCCAGCAACGGGTTATCAAAGAAATTTACGGCGATTTTCTGACCGGGAAGCAGATGAACCGGCTATTGCAGGGCGACGTGGGCAGCGGTAAAACCATCGTGGCCTTCATTGCCTGTTTGCTGGCCATTGGCAACGGGGCCCAGGCCTGCCTGATGGCCCCAACCGAAATTCTGGCCGACCAGCACTATAACGGTCTTAAACCGTTTGCCGATGCGATGGGACTGAACCTTGGTATTCTGACTGGTTCGACCAATAAAAAACGACGTGTCGTGCTGCACGAAGAGTTGCAGACGGGCAAAATGCATATTCTGGTCGGCACCCATGCATTGCTCGAAGATGCTGTTCAGTATAAAAACCTCGGCCTGTGTATTATTGATGAACAACACCGGTTTGGGGTGGCTCAACGGGCCAAACTCTGGCGAAAGAACGAAACCGTACCCCCGCATATTCTGGTTATGACAGCCACGCCCATTCCGCGTACGCTGGCCATGACACTTTACGGAAACCTGGATGTTTCGGTCATTGATGAACTACCCAAGGGCCGTAAGCCAATCAAGACCGTTCATAAGTTCGATAAACACCGCTCCGAAGTATTTGGATTTATGCGGCAACAGATCGAACTTGGCCGACAGGTGTATGTGGTCTATCCGCTCATCGAAGAGTCGGAGAAGCTTGATTACAAAGATCTTATGGACGGTTTCGAGAGCATGCAGCGTGCTTTTCCACGACCGAAATACGAGGTTGGTATGCTGCACGGAAAAATGTTGCCCTACGAGAAGGACGACGAAATGCAGCGGTTTATCAAGCACGAAACGCAGATACTGGTGGCCACAACAGTCATTGAAGTGGGCGTTAATGTGCCAAATGCCAGTGTCATGGTGATTGAAAGTGCCGAACGATTCGGTCTGTCGCAACTGCACCAGCTAAGGGGTCGTGTTGGGCGGGGTGCTGATCAGTCGTATTGTGTCATGATGACAGGCTATAAGCTCAGCAGTGATACCCGTACCCGGCTCGAAACCATGATTCGTACCAATAATGGTTTCGAAATTGCCGACGTTGACTTGCAACTGCGCGGCCCCGGCGACCTGACGGGTACGCAGCAGAGTGGCGTTATGGACCTGATGATTGCCGATCTGGCTAAAGATGGAGCCATTCTGACGGCTGCCCGCGAGTCGGCACAGGCCATTCTGACCGAAGATCCAGAACTCGTATTACCCCAGCATGCACCTATCCGAAACCACGTCGATGGCCTGAAGCAAACAGAAAATAACTGGGGGCGAATCAGTTAA
- a CDS encoding HNH endonuclease, producing MTLPHTLNGNRVLKRLDFDQLHTKYFNHRRLQVFAKKGTSCVRCGVEGVYLIASVDQGGGHHVDLFTANFTLMTIDHILPRSKGGQSILANYQPMCQYCNSRKGNTLESDI from the coding sequence ATGACTTTACCGCATACACTAAATGGCAATCGGGTGCTTAAACGACTGGATTTCGACCAGTTGCACACGAAGTATTTCAATCATCGACGGTTACAGGTATTTGCCAAAAAAGGGACTTCCTGTGTTCGCTGCGGAGTAGAAGGAGTATACCTGATCGCGTCAGTTGATCAGGGGGGCGGGCACCACGTAGACCTGTTCACAGCTAATTTTACACTCATGACCATCGATCACATTCTGCCCAGATCCAAAGGAGGGCAAAGCATATTGGCGAATTATCAGCCGATGTGTCAGTACTGTAACTCCCGGAAAGGCAATACGCTGGAAAGTGATATCTAG
- a CDS encoding TolB family protein: MLIRKTFYAKIIGPSWSFSRFILLLVSSHLALGQGPPNADIFLVDLDLKSQPAQVGSPTNITQRIGYDNQPSFSPDGAGLLYTSMRDDGQTDIYRYDVKQKSTTQLTRTPESEYSPTITPDKAYFSVIRVEKDQTQRLWKFPVSGNGEPELVLKNVKPVGYHCWLSNDWLALFILGKPNSLQLAQTSTGDTVRIEGNIGRALQNVPGKNAVSFVHKRTPTDWEIKQLDLQTRQSSLIVKTLEGSEDFVWTPDGTLLMCRGSVLYQYKPSVTPTWTQLADFSNFGIKQLNRLAIDPQGKKLALVGQ; this comes from the coding sequence ATGCTGATCAGAAAGACCTTCTACGCAAAGATAATTGGGCCATCATGGTCTTTTTCCCGCTTTATCTTACTGCTTGTCTCCAGTCACCTAGCCCTTGGCCAAGGCCCTCCCAACGCCGACATATTTCTGGTTGACCTTGACCTGAAAAGTCAGCCCGCTCAAGTGGGCAGCCCCACAAATATAACCCAGCGTATAGGCTATGACAATCAGCCCTCTTTTTCGCCGGATGGTGCTGGTTTGCTCTATACCTCGATGCGGGATGATGGGCAAACTGATATTTACCGCTATGATGTTAAGCAAAAGTCAACCACTCAACTGACACGGACACCCGAAAGCGAATATTCACCGACCATCACGCCCGATAAAGCCTATTTTTCGGTTATTCGGGTTGAGAAAGATCAAACACAACGATTGTGGAAATTCCCTGTTTCGGGCAATGGAGAACCAGAACTGGTCTTGAAAAATGTTAAGCCCGTAGGTTACCATTGCTGGCTTTCCAACGACTGGCTGGCCTTATTTATCTTAGGTAAACCGAATTCACTTCAACTGGCTCAGACTTCTACCGGCGATACCGTCCGAATTGAAGGAAATATTGGACGGGCGCTTCAAAACGTACCCGGCAAAAATGCGGTTAGTTTTGTGCATAAACGAACTCCTACTGATTGGGAAATCAAGCAGCTCGATTTGCAGACGCGTCAATCATCATTAATCGTAAAAACGCTGGAGGGTAGTGAAGATTTCGTCTGGACACCTGATGGAACATTACTTATGTGTCGTGGCTCGGTCTTATACCAGTACAAGCCAAGTGTTACTCCAACCTGGACACAACTCGCTGATTTTAGCAACTTTGGAATCAAGCAGCTAAACCGGCTTGCTATCGATCCACAAGGCAAAAAATTAGCGTTGGTTGGTCAATGA
- a CDS encoding porin, translating into MKKTILLLSSLFAGFGAFAQDSTSTTPGKFTFSGYMDTYYLGNFNNPKSQSNLGLNGSGVGNARAFDQKAGQFGIGLIQAKATYTADKVDAVMDLTFGTFADLGNYGNNVGLLGTPGSTALAIKQAYIVFKATPKLSFTAGQFGTHIGYEVIDAPVNYNYSLSNLFNNGPFYHIGLKAQYAFSDRAYLMLGVVNNVDNLVDNNKKKGLIGQFFFSPVSGWNVYLNGIISNEASKDVDGVKADDASYSLFDLTTTYQITSKFYLGLNAATGSQKGDYQGVGGPSTSKSWGGVAVYTNYAFTDKFGLGLRYETFDNKNGARALTDAAGNGASVNSITITGNITAADGHVLLKPELRLDSYSANKFEKNDGSLTKSQTTLGMAAIFKF; encoded by the coding sequence ATGAAAAAAACAATTTTACTTCTTAGTTCTTTGTTTGCCGGGTTTGGCGCTTTCGCCCAAGATTCAACGAGTACTACTCCTGGAAAATTTACTTTCTCAGGCTACATGGACACCTACTATTTGGGTAACTTCAATAACCCAAAGAGTCAGTCGAACCTGGGTTTAAATGGTTCAGGTGTTGGTAATGCACGGGCTTTTGATCAAAAGGCGGGTCAGTTCGGAATAGGTTTAATTCAGGCGAAGGCGACATATACAGCCGATAAGGTTGATGCTGTTATGGACCTGACGTTTGGCACATTTGCTGATCTGGGAAACTATGGTAATAATGTAGGTCTTCTCGGAACTCCAGGATCAACTGCGCTGGCCATTAAGCAGGCTTACATTGTCTTCAAGGCTACGCCTAAACTATCGTTTACAGCCGGTCAGTTCGGTACTCACATCGGTTATGAAGTTATTGATGCTCCAGTTAACTACAACTACTCATTATCTAACCTCTTCAATAACGGACCTTTCTATCACATTGGCTTAAAAGCGCAATATGCGTTCAGCGATCGTGCTTATTTAATGTTAGGCGTTGTCAATAACGTTGATAATCTCGTTGACAATAACAAAAAGAAGGGTCTGATCGGGCAGTTCTTTTTCTCGCCAGTTTCAGGCTGGAATGTCTATCTGAACGGGATTATCTCCAACGAAGCTTCTAAGGATGTAGACGGTGTTAAGGCTGATGACGCAAGTTATTCACTGTTCGATCTGACAACTACGTATCAGATTACATCTAAATTCTATCTCGGTTTGAATGCTGCTACTGGCTCCCAGAAAGGTGATTATCAGGGAGTAGGTGGTCCATCTACGTCGAAAAGCTGGGGCGGTGTAGCTGTTTATACAAACTATGCATTTACTGATAAATTCGGGTTGGGCCTACGGTATGAAACATTCGACAACAAAAATGGTGCTCGCGCTTTGACGGATGCAGCAGGTAATGGCGCTAGTGTGAACTCAATTACCATAACCGGTAATATCACAGCGGCAGATGGTCATGTTCTGCTCAAGCCTGAACTCCGGCTTGATAGCTACTCGGCCAATAAGTTCGAAAAGAATGACGGTTCACTGACTAAGTCGCAAACGACGCTCGGTATGGCGGCCATCTTCAAATTCTAA